The Lacerta agilis isolate rLacAgi1 chromosome 5, rLacAgi1.pri, whole genome shotgun sequence genome has a segment encoding these proteins:
- the LOC117047068 gene encoding proton channel OTOP1-like, with product MASTMLSSSLLSLLYLVLLTFVGSAVLLAEMHQHSSQSRNVHAFLEALMISSCIWMLWFGCHSSRNKQLKRHQDHQAGASWLKGGLSLFALATLVLDCLSLGYCYELQHCASMLITTFPVVQAVFTIIQVSVLLFNAKVCIQEHQHLNRFGLMHTLATNVLLWMSVVLDESMKQLEEFYDARKGETSQAPHDGSHTNSCTCTTSLCHIFSEGAAYLHPFNIEFSLFSSTMLYIIWKNTGRESPSQKPQLTHKAHFHLSGAFVGLVLGALAISATFGVMISFGVLAKSPHTIPEALRTYYIFNSVLLSAMFLATLIGIATYRMKKKSAALPSDKSVVRNLDVTLLLGSSCGPLMVSIFSLVAILFLHTNGGLHLLDFCFSLCKTIQILGQNLFITEALYSSLPQEPDGQDNSNSAAASWIFSISRGPAEQDGNRPYSKTHTLTNIMASLENQLPMHLSDHGDDPSLFQISNIQREPKKQSIRRKVLQNISILLIFYNISVWILYAYGTRPHLVSQIEQSFYGFTLWAIVVKISLPLGIFYRMHSVASLFEVYCKTCKTPPALGPPMQPDIMGRAA from the exons ATGGCATCTACCATGCTCTCCAGTTCCCTGCTTTCCCTCCTCTATTTGGTGCTTCTGACGTTTGTGGGCAGTGCAGTGCTCCTTGCTGAGATGCACCAGCACAGCTCACAGAGCCGCAACGTCCATGCTTTCCTGGAGGCGCTCATGATCTCTTCCTGCATCTGGATGCTCTGGTTTGGCTGCCACTCTTCCCGCAACAAGCAGCTGAAAAGGCACCAGGATCACCAGGCAGGAGCAAGCTGGCTAAAAG gcggtctctctctctttgcactgGCCACCTTGGTTCTGGACTGCCTCTCCTTGGGGTACTGCTACGAGCTGCAGCACTGCGCCTCCATGCTCATCACCACCTTCCCTGTTGTGCAAGCTGTTTTTACCATCATCCAG GTCTCAGTGCTGTTGTTTAATGCTAAAGTTTGCATCCAGGAACACCAGCATCTAAATAG GTTTGGGCTGATGCACACTCTGGCCACCAATGTGCTCCTGTGGATGAGTGTGGTGCTGGATGAGTCCATGAAGCAGCTGGAAGAATTTTATGATGCTCGCAAGGGAGAGACTTCACAGGCCCCCCATG ATGGTTCCCACACCAACAGCTGCACCTGTACCACCAGCCTTTGCCACATCTTTTCAGAAGGGGCCGCCTACCTGCATCCCTTCAACATTGAGTTCAGTCTCTTCTCTTCTACAATGCTTTACATCATCTGGAAGAACACGGGGCGGGAAAGCCCCAGCCAAAAGCCCCAGCTCACTCACAAGGCACACTTCCATCTCAGTGGGGCTTTCGTGGGGCTAGTGCTGGGGGCCTTGGCCATTTCAGCGACATTTGGGGTGATGATCTCCTTTGGAGTGCTTGCCAAGTCTCCCCACACCATTCCTGAAGCCCTACGAACATACTACATCTTCAACTCTGTGCTCTTGTCTGCCATGTTCCTGGCAACTTTGATTGGTATTGCCACCTACAGAATGAAGAAAAAATCTGCGGCTCTCCCTTCCGACAAGAGCGTGGTAAGAAACTTAGATGTCACCTTGCTTCTGGGCAGCTCCTGTGGTCCCCTCATGGTATCCATCTTCTCTTTGGTTGCCATCTTATTTCTTCATACCAATGGTGGCCTCCACCTCCTAGACTTCTGCTTCTCCCTCTGCAAGACCATCCAGATATTGGGACAGAATCTCTTCATTACTGAAGCTTTGTACTCAAGCCTCCCTCAAGAGCCAGATGGCCAAGACAACAGCAATTCTGCTGCTGCCAGCTGGATCTTTTCCATTTCCAGAGGTCCAGCAGAACAGGATGGCAATAGACCTTACTCCAAAACCCATACACTGACCAACATCATGGCCAGTTTGGAAAATCAACTACCCATGCACTTGTCAGATCATGGTGATGACCCATCCCTCTTCCAGATTTCAAACATTCAGAGAGAACCTAAAAAACAAAGTATCAGAAGGAAGGTCCTACAAAACATCTCAATTCTCCTCATCTTCTACAACATATCG GTGTGGATTCTATATGCCTATGGGACCCGCCCGCACCTGGTGAGCCAGATTGAGCAGTCTTTCTATGGCTTCACACTCTGGGCCATCGTGGTCAAGATCTCCCTGCCACTGGGCATCTTTTACCGTATGCACTCCGTGGCTAGTCTCTTTGAAGTTTACTGCAAGACCTGCAAAACACCACCGGCCTTAGGACCACCAATGCAACCTGACATCATGGGGAGAGCAGCATAA